The Fluviicola sp. genome segment GTGCGATTTCAGCAAATAAACTACCGGCAGGCAAAGCAAGCACCAATAGGTAAAGAAATAATTCTCAATTCCGGGAAGCTGGTAAATCTGCAGGATCAGCCCGAGCATACTTCCCACAGCCAGGAAGGTGGAAATGGCTGTAGACTCCTGCCAGATCACATTGTCTTTTCGCCGGGTAACGGTAAAAATATTCGCCAGTACGGAAAGAAAAACCGGCAGGATGCTGAGAATGGTTTTAGTCGGGCGGGAAAGGTCATCCCAGTTGTGGGCAAAGAGGTAAATAACCCCGAAACCGATCAGGAATACCCCGATGATACTCACGGTGATGATTAATCCGTTATTCTGTTTGTTTTGATTGATCTGAGATTGGTTCTGCACATTTACGGCGCGCTGTTCATTGCGCTTCAAAAAATGGGCATACATGCGATCCATAGTAGTCTGGTCGATGATGTTCTCTTGTTTACAATCCTCCAAAAAGTCTTTGAGGTTCATAGCCTATTTTTTTACTAATGTAACGAACTTCCGGTACAGACCACCATTCTGACCCAAAATGTGTCCATGAAAAAAAAGGAAAACATGATATCATGTTTTTGTTATATCACGAAATCATTCGGGAATCGGGAATAGTGACCGGTATGAAATAAAAAAGTCCCGACGATATATCCCGGGACTTTCAATTATCTGTTTCGAAGAACTTATAAACGAGCGATCAACTGGCTCATGATCAAGGTCATTTTCGGTTCTTGTCTGCTTGCTACGTCAATAACATCCTGTAAGCTTACTTTCTGGATTTTCCCCGGTACACCCAAATCGGTAATGATAGAGATTGCGAAACAAGGAATTTCCATGTGGCGTGCAACGATTACTTCCGGAATTGTTGACATTCCAACTGCATCCGCACCGATTGCGCGAACGTATCCGTATTCAGCCGGCGTTTCCAATGTTGGCCCGGTCAAAGCGGCATAAGTTCCTACAGAAACTTTGATGTTGTTTTCTGCTGCAATGTTTTTGGCAACTTCAATCATGGAATGGTCGTAAGGCTCACTCATATCCGGGAAGCGAGGCCCCAGTTCATCGATGTTTTTCCCGATCAGCGGATGAGCAGGGAACAAGTTGATATGATCGTCGAGGATCATGATTTCACCTACTTCAAAATCCGGATTTACACCTCCTGATGCATTACTTACGAAAAGGCGTTCAATTCCCAGTAATTTCATTACGCGAACCGGGAATGTTACCTGCTGCATGTTGTAGCCTTCGTAATAATGGAAGCGGCCTTGCATGGCAACCACTTGTTTTCCGCCCAAATTCCCGAAAATCAATTTCCCGGAATGGCTTTCTACCGTTGAAACAGGGAAGTGAGGAATCTGCTCGTAAGGAATTTCATCGATGATCTCGATTTCCTTTACCAATCCACCCAATCCGGTTCCTAAAATGATTCCGATACTCGGTTTAACTTGTGTTTTGCTGTTGATGTACTCAGCAGCCTCTTTCATTTGCTCTAACAACATAATTTTTAAGTAACGCTTTAAAATCTTCTTCTCTATCTATCTTCAACGAAATGCTTTGTACGAAAAACGGGATTTTGGTCGCTTCCAGGATTTCTTTCCATGCTGCAAAACGCACCGCATCTTTTTCGGTTGTAACTACCGCACATCGCCGGTCGGCAAAAGTAGCAACTTTTTGTTGGATTTGTTGAATATCTTCCGCAGTAAAAGCGTGATGATCGGGGAATTGAATGGCCTCAACGCGATGGTTCTCAGCTAAAAAACGATATAGTGGTTCGGGCTGTGCAATGCCGGTTACTAAAATTAATTGATCAAAATTTTCCCAAACGGCTCCAAAAAGTCCTTTCAACTCCCCGTAAATGACTTCGCTGAAGAAAATATGTTCCTTTTTCAAGGGAATTTTATCCCGGAAAGGTTTTTTATCAGCTTCTGAAAGGTTCTTCGGGCATTTAGTGACCAAAGCAATGTCGGCACGCTTCATCCCCGCTCGTGGTTCCCGAAGGTTTCCGGCAGGAAATACAAAATCTTTGAAAACCGGCCGGTCATAAGTCATCAGCAAAAGATTCAATCCTGCTTTTACGGCCCGGTGCTGGAAAGCATCATCCAATAAGATTACCGAATCGGAATGGTGTTCACGGATCCAGTCGACACCAACCTGGCGCTTCTCAGCCACAACTACCGGAATTTGGTGGTTGAAGCCCGTCCAGTACATCATGGGTTCGTCACCGATCTCACTGGCCGTACTCATTGAGTTGGCACTATGTAAACCCTGCGTTTTCCGTCCGTAGCCACGGGATAGAATAACGGGTTTATCCGTTTCGAAAAGTTTGGCGATGTAAGCCGTGAGCGGAGATTTCCCCGTTCCCCCAACTGTAATGTTCCCGATGCAAATAGAAGCTCCCGGAATGGGTTGTGATTTTTTGATTCCGGCATCAAACATCCAATTTCGTAAGCTTACGATCAATGCGTAGAGCCAGGAAAAGGGAAGAAGTAACAAACGGAATTTTTCCATGCAATAAAAGTAATTAATAATGTCAGTAGGGCCGAAAAATTTTTCAGTCCTACTGCAATCCTGGAATTCGTAATTTTGAGGCCGTGTCATTGATATCCATTCTTACTCCGTACCGCAATGCCGAAAAATACATTCGGGAAACAGCTTTGTCCATTATCGGTCAGACACACGAAAATTGGCAATGGATTTTGGTCAACGATCACAGCACCGAAAATGAATTGGATGCCATTGCTGACCTGTTGAACGATTCGCGAATCATTTTGCTTGAAAACGAAGGAAGAGGAATTGTCGATGCACTTTGCACGGCATTTACCAAATCGGACGGAGAATACGTGACCCGCATGGATGCGGATGATGTAATGCCGGACTTCAAACTGGAGTGCTTTCTGAAGGAATTACAAACGAAAGAAGCTCACATCGTTACCGGGAAAGTAAACTACTTTTCAGCTACAGGTTCCATTTCTCCGGGTTATCTGGCCTATGAAAAGTGGTTGAATGGCCGCGTGGATCAGCAGGATTTTTACACCCATATTTACCGGGAATGTTCCCTGGCATCCGGAAACTGGATGATGCGCAAAGCTGATCTGAAAAAATGCGGAGGTTTCGAAGGTTTAAACTACCCGGAAGATTACGATTTGTTGTTTCGCTGGTATGACGCCGGTTTTGAGGTAAAAGGATTGGACCTGGTAACTCATCTGTGGCGCGATCACGATACCAGAACTTCAAAAACAAGCGTCCATTATCAGCAAAAAGCTTTTTTTTCCTTGAAAATCAATCGTTTTATTGACCTGAATTGGGATTCAGACCAACACTTGATCGTCAACGGAACGGGGCAGAAGGGACGTTTGACGGCAAAGGTTCTGATTGATCGTAAAGTTCCTTTTATCTGGGTTTCACACGAGCCGGAGAAATTCCAGCGTGTTATTTTTGGTCATCCGGTCCTTGGAATTCATGAGATTCCATCCTCCGGACAGGCACAGATTTTAAACACTACTTTGCTTTCCGAACCTCAGTTGCGTGAAATCTACCTGAAAAACATCCCAAAACTTCGATTTTATAATCTGTAGGTTTTTTAAAACCCCAGGAAAAAAGTTTGCAGGAAATTACCCGGGTTTCCCGGTTCGTTCAATGGAGCGTTGACGGTATACATAATCATGTATAAAAGCCGGATCGAGATAGCCAGGCAAAGAAGCATTCCCAAAACCCGGATACGGAAAGTCTTTTGCATCCGATGGCGCTTGATCATAGGAACAAAACGTTCAAAATGAAAGTTTTTGATCCGGTTCATTTGAACCAGGGTTACCAACATGAGAAAGAGTGTTATATAAATAGGAATACAAACCAGGTTTTTTCCGATGGACCAAAATCCAACCTCCGGAAATTCTTTGAGCAGCAGATCTAATTCCATGTAAAGATATGTATTTGCAAATCCCAACAGGATCAACAACGTCAGAAAGATGATCGAATAGGGCAAGAGTGATTTTTTCATGTGTAGGAAGTTTTGTGCAAATTAATCCAAAATGATCAGTTTCGTATCAAATTAATTCGAAATTCGTCGCCCGGAATTCGTAATTTTGAAAGATAAAATCAGTCACATGCAAGTCAAAGAACTCGTTTCCTTTTTAAATCAGATCGCACCTTTTACCTACCAGGAATCGTATGATAATTCCGGTTTGCTGGTCGGTGATCCGAATAGCGAAATCAAAGGAGTGCTGGTTGCTTTGGATTGTATCGAATCGGTTGTGGACGAAGCCATTTTGCATGGAGCAAATGTAATTGTGACGCATCATCCGATTATTTTTAAGGGGTTGCGACGCATTACCGGGGCAAATTACGTGGAACGCACCGTTTTGAAAGCCATTAAGAACGATATCAGCCTTATTGCAATCCATACGAACCTCGACAATGTGCATTTCGGAGTGAATCACATCATTTCAGAAAAATTGGGATTGACGAACTGTAAAATCCTGAGTCCGAAAGCTGCTACAAATTTTAAACTGGCTGTTTTTGCTCCCCAGACACATGCCGATCTGTTGCGTGAAGCTATGGCAAAGGCCGGCGCGGGATACATCGGTTCGTACGATTCCTGCAGTTTTACTTCGGAAGGGGAAGGACGTTTCAGGCCGGATGAAAATGCGAACCCGTTTCTGGGAAAAGCCGGTGAACTGGAAGTGGTGAAGGAAGTGAAGATCGAAGTTATTGTTTCGGAACACGCATTGCACGCTGTTTTACACACCATGAAAGCAACACATCCTTATGAAGAAGTTGCTTACGACGTGATCGGGCTTACAAACACGAACGAATACATCGGAAGCGGTATGATCGGTACGCTGGAAAACGGAATGGAAGCGATGGAATTTTTGAATTTTGTAAAGAAAACATTCCATTGCGGTACAGTGCGTTATACCAATCCTACCAAATCGCAGATCAAAACAGTAGCTGTCTGCGGTGGCTCCGGAAGTTTTTTACTGAAAGATGCGATCCGGGCAAAAGCAGACGTTTTTATCACGGGAGACTTTAAATACCACGAATTTTTCGATGCCGAAGATCACCTGATGATTGCCGATATCGGTCATTTTGAATCGGAACAATATACTTCTGAGTGGTTAGTAGCACAAATGAAGAAAAAATTTACTAATTTTGCGGTTCGTTTAACGAGTGTAAATACGAATCCGATAAATTATCTCTAAAGTATGGCTGCAAAAGCAAGTACAAAAGAAACAACAGTTGCTGAAAAGTTGGACGCATTGTATGCGTTGCAAAAGATTGATTCTCAAATCGATAAAATTAGAACCGTACGTGGTGAATTGCCGTTGGAAGTTCAGGATTTAGAGGACGAGATCGAAGGGTTAGAGACTAGAATCAAGAACCTTCAGGACGAAGCGAAAGAGTTGGATACTGAAGTTGCAGATCGCAAGATTGCAATGAAAGATGCAGAAGCTGCTATCGTGAAGTTCAAGGATCAACAAAATAATGTACGAAACAATCGTGAGTTTGAATCGTTGGCGAAAGAGATCGAATACCAGGAGTTGGAGATCAAATTGCACGACAAGCGCATGAAAGAAGCTAAGATCAAGATTACTGCTAAAAAAGAAGTGCTTGACGAAGCGAAAGAGCGTTTGGAATTGCGTAAAGGCGATTTGAAAGTGAAACAAGACGAGTTGAACGAGATTGTCGGTGAAACACAAAAAGAAGAGGAAGCATTGATCGCTCAGTCTGAAAAGGCTAAAGCATCCATTGATTCCCGTTTGATCGCAGCTTACGACCGTTTACGCTCCAATGCGAAAAACGGATTGGCAGTTGTGGGTGTTGACCGCGATTCTTGCGGTGGATGTTTCAACAAAATCCCGCCTCAACGTCAATTGGATATCGATACACGCAGAAAAGTAATCGTTTGCGAACATTGCGGAAGAATCCTGGTTCCTGCTGAAGTAGTAGAACAAGGATAAGATAATAATGAGTTTTTGAAAGGGTTTGCGAAAGTGAACCCTTTTTTGTTTTCCGTGGATTTACGCAAATCCAGCAGATAGATCATTAAACCGCAATACTTATGCGGTAGTTTGTGCGCAAAGATCTACACCTGCGGCATATCTTTCCGGCAGAGAAGCTTGGAAACCAGTGTTCTCTATTTCTTACATAGTTGATTGATCATTAGCTAATAGCCAAAATCTAATTCGGAATAGGACATCCGGTATTCGTAATTCGCTCAACATTTTGAGCGATAAACTCAAACGAATAGTTACTTTTGTACCTGAAAATTATCAATCCGTTTTTACATGGAAAAACTAGCAAAAGCTCTTTTCTCAATGAGAGCAATGGCAATGGGATTATTCATCTTCCTTTCCGCAATCGCAATCGCAACTTTTATAGAATCTTACGAAAATACACAGGCTGCAAAGCTTTGGATCTATAATGCGAAATGGTTTGAGATCCTGTTGGCTTATTTGTGCGTGAACCTGGTAGCGAATATTTTCCGCTACGAAATGTGGAAGCGCGAAAAGATTGCAGTTTTCCTTTTTCATATCTCATTCATCGTCATTATCATTGGTGCGTGGGTTACGCGCTACATCAGCTACGAAGGAATGATGATGATTCGCGAGGGAGCTTCTTCGAATATTGTCTATACGTCGGACCCGTATCTGTGGGTGAATATCAACGACGGGAAAGAATTCCAGCTGACGCATGATGTGAAGACTTTCCTGGCCGAATCGTACCCGTTTAATTCCGCTTCCCTGGACATCGAGTTCCCGAAGCACAAAACACCGGTTTCCATCGAATACGTTGACTTTAAATCCAAGCAGATCGATACGATAGAGATCAGCCCGAAATACAAAACAAGCGCTTTGGATATCGTTACGGATGGAATGAAATCCAATTACGTGATCGATAATGAGATTTTCAACCTGAACGGTGTGCCGGTTGCGTTTTCGCCAAACCTGGTAAACGGGGTAAATATTTACCGCAGAAACGATACTTTACGCCTGAAACCGAATATGCCGCTGCAATACATTCCGATGAAAGAGATGCAGAAAGCACGTCAAAGTGGGATTGCTCCGCCTGATTCTGTTTTCGTGAAAGTAGCTCCCGGACAGGAAGTGGTTTTTGCAACTACCACCCTTTACCAGATCGCCGGACAACAATTCGTATTCAAGCAGGAAATTCCGAATGTCGGGAAGAAATTGATGCCTTCCGGAAGAAGGGATGTCGGTTCGGATTACCTGACGGTGAAAGTAACCGACGGCTCTCACTCGAAAATTGTGCGTTTGAGAGGCGGTGCCAAAGAAATCGGTGAATCGGCTTATTTTGAAATGAATGGCTTGAATTACCGCCTGGAATACGGGATGAAACGCATCAAGATTCCATTCTATATGAAATGTAATGACTTTATCCTGGACCGTTATCCGGGATCCGACATGCCTTCTTCGTATGCGAGCGATTTGCAGGTATTGGATACCGCCAATAATGAATTCGGAACGAAACGCGTATTTATGAACCACGTATTGGATTACGGTGGTTACCGTTTCTTCCAGTCTTCCTATGATCCGGACGAAAAAGGAACCATTTTGAGCGTAAACCACGATTTTTGGGGAACGAATATCACGTATTTCGGTTATTTAATGATGTTTATCGGTATGGTTTTTAGTTTGTTTGCTCCGTCTTCCCGTTTCAGAGAATTGATCGGAGTATTGAAAAAATCGAATGCAAAATCGGTGGTTGCAATCTTATTTACGATTCTTTCGGCATCCGCATTTTCACAGGGTGCGGTTACGCAAGTAGATACGGTTGAGCAAGATGAACATCAAGATACACACGAACACACGCATCAGCACGAACAAACTATGCCGGCTGCTCCGGTAAATCCGGTCGTTTACTTCATGTCGGAAGACCAAAGTGACGAGTTGGCAACTTTGCTGGTTCAGGACAACCGCGGGCGTATCATCCCGATGCATACACTGTGTGACCAGTTATTGAGCAAATTGTACCGTGCGAACAAATACGAAGGACGTAATGCGGTTCAGACTGTTATCAGCATGCACATGTACCCGGATTATTGGTTGAATCAAAAGGTAATCCTGGTTCCTTCGGCGCTGTTTGACAAATACAACCTGACGAAATACGTTTCTTTCCGTGAATTGACGGATGAAACCGGCAATTTCAAATGGATCAATGATTACAATGCAGCTTTGCAAAAACCGGAAGGACAGCAATCTGAAGTGCAGAAGAAACTGATCAAACTGGGGGAGAAGTACCAGGTTTTATTGGGAGTAATCAACTGGAATTACATGAAGATCATTCCGCTGAAAGGAGACAAGGGCAATCGCTGGTTCATGCCTTTCAACCAGGAATTGATGGAGCGCGACAGTGTTTCAAGCCGCCTGGCTTTAACATACATCAGTTCTTTGAACGATGCAGCGAAATCCAATAATGACTTCTCCAAATCAACGAAATTATTGAACGACCTGAAGAAATTGCAGCGTTCCATTGCTCCTGCGTCAATTTTGCCGTCGGAATCTCACGTGAAAATGGAAGTTTCTTACAACAAAATGGGAATTTTCAAGAATGCCGGAAATTCTTACATCCTGTTTGCACTGGTATTGCTGATCATCTTCTTCATTCGCGTATTCTTCAATCCTTCGGATAAATCGGATCGCCGTTATTCCATCGTCAGCAAGGTTATTTTTGTTTTGATGGCGATTATCTTCCTGTATCACGGAGCCGGATTGGTGATGCGAAGCATGATTTCCGGCCACGCTCCATGGAGTGACGGGTATGAAGCGATGGTTTTCATTGCGTGGGTCATTGTATTGGCAGGATTCCTGTTCTCGCGTACAAGCATTGTAATTTTAGCCGCCGCCGCTTTACTGGCGTGGTTCTTTATCTTCGTTTCCCAGTTGAACTTGTTGGATCCTGAAATTACTCCGTTGCAACCGGTTCTGAAAAGTTACTGGTTGATGATCCACGTAGCAATTATTACCAGCAGTTACGGATTCCTGGGGCTTGGATTTATCATCAGTTTCGTGAACATTATCCTGTACCTGACAAGAAGTACCAAAAACGGCAAAGAAGCAACGAAAAATATCGCCGTGCTTACTGCTGTCAGCGAAATGACAATTACCATCGGCTTGTTTATGCTCACCATCGGAACCTTCCTGGGTGGAATCTGGGCGAATGAGTCCTGGGGAAGATATTGGGGCTGGGACCCGAAAGAAACATGGGCTTTGGTTTCCGTGTTGGTTTACGCCATTATCCTGCACTTCCGATATATTCCGGGATTGAAAGGGAAATTTGCCTTCAACGCAGCAGCGATGTGGGGATATGCAGCTATTTTATTTACTTTCTTCGGAGTGAACTTTATTTTGGTCGGACTGCATTCCTATGCCAACGGAGACGGATCGGTGAATTTACCGGGATACGTGTGGCTTACGATCCTGATCTTCCTGGTGCTGACAGTAGTTGCAGGAGTTCGAAATAAAAAGTACCTTCAAAGTCAAAGAGAACTATTATGAATTTATACGATTTTTCATTGAATTACCTGGATGGTAAACCCATCGATTGGAGCGCTTTTAAAGGCAAAAAAATACTTTTGGTGAATGTTGCATCGCAATGTGGTTTAACTCCCCAGTATACGCAATTACAGGAGTTGAATGAAGAATTCGGCGGTGACTCATTTACCATTCTTGGAGTTCCCTGTAATGATTTCGGAGGACAGGAACCGGGAACAGCGGAAGAGATTGCTACTTTTTGTTCAACCAATTACGGAGTAAGTTTCCCGCTTTCGGAGAAAGTACATACCATCGGTGAGGAGATTCACCCGATTTATGAATGGCTGAAAGAACAAACGGGTACGGAAGTAAGCTGGAATTTTCAAAAATACCTCATTGACGAGGAAGGCAAAATTGCCGGTTATTTTTCACCTCAAACAGAACCTTCCGAACAGCATATTTTAGATTGGATCCGAAATCATGAGTCAAATTGATATACTAGCAATCGGTGCCCATCCGGACGATGTGGAACTTTCCGCTGCCGGAACGTTGTTGAAACACCGCGCAATGGGTTATTCTACCGGGATTATTGACCTGACACAAGGTGAATTGGGATCACGCGGTACGAAAGAAACCCGCAAGGAAGAAGCAGCAGCAGCAGCCCGGATTTTGGGGCTGACAGAACGCGTTAATCTGCAAATGGCGGATGGCTTTTTCGAACATTCCGAAGAAAACCTGCGCCTGATTATCGAGCAAATTCGCCGGTTCAAACCGGAGATTGTTTTGATGAACGCTGTTTCGGATCGTCACCCGGATCACGGCAAAGGAAGTAAATTGGCTTCTGAAGCGTGTTTCCTGGCCGGATTGCGCAGAATTGAAACCACCTGGAACGGTGAAGCACAGGAAGCACATCGCCCGAAGTTTGTTTACCATTACATCCAGGACCGTTACCTGCAACCGGATTTTGTGATTGATGTGACGGATTTCGTAGAACAAAAGTTCGATTCGATCAAAGCATATAAAACACAATTCTGGGACCCGGCTTCTTCCGAACCGAAAACACCGATTTCCGGAGAAGAGTTTTTTGAATTCCTTCGCGGAAGAATGGCCGAATTCGGTCGTTCAATCGGAGCCCGCTACGCGGAAGGATATACCGTAGAACGTATAATCGGGGTAGATTCTTTATTTCAGCTTAGATAACGTTTCTTTTACGTTTTCAATCAGGTCGTTGAACTCTTTTGCCAGTTCTTCATTGCTGATCTTTCCATCGTGGAAATTTTCCTGGAAGCTCGGCAGGCTGAAATGTCCCAGGATATTTGCCGTATGACGCGGAAAACGGCTAAGTGCAGCTTCCAAAGAGAATTTTGCTCCCAGTTTTCCCGGTGAAGTTGAAATCAATAACATCGGTTTGTCGTGGAATACGCTGTTGTTTAAACGGGAACACCAATCCAGCGTATTTTTGAATGCCGCCGAATAACTTCCGTTGTGCTCGGTCATGGAAATCACCAGGAAGTCCGAATTTTCGATGATATCATGTAATTCGTGAGCCTGAACGGGATACCCGTCTTCTTTCTCCTTGTCCACTGAAAATACAGGCATTTCAAAGTCATTCAGATCGATCATATTGACTTCTCCATCAAACTGGTGTGCCGCAAAATGCGCAAATTGCTGGTTAATTGAAGATTTACTGGTACTTGCTCCGAATGCTAATATTTTCATGACGATTGTTTTTACGAAGATAGCCATATTTGGTAGTCTAAAAGTTTAAAAAGATTAAAAGTTCAAGGGTTTCAACTTTTTGAACACCTGGATCTGTTGAACTTGTTCAAACGAAAAAGGGCTCGCCGAAACGAACCCTTAACTTGCTATAAAACTAAACTAACAGAGAAAACTTATTCCACTACGCTCAATTTAACAGTCTTAACTGCGTCACCGGTTCTTACTACTGCGTAGTACAATCCCTGAGCGAAATCAGCAGCGTTGATTGTGAACTCGTGAGTTCCAACTTCAGCATACTTGGCAGCTACTGTTTGCATTACTTGTCCGTTTGCGTTCAATACAGTTACTTCGATAGTGCTGCTTTGAGCTACGTCAACAAATAATTTCGTGTTGTCGTTTGTTGGGTTAGGGTATAACGCAACACCTGCGATAGCTGAAACTTCTTTGATTCCCAAAATTCCTGTGAAGTCAGATCCGCTCAAAAGTGGAGAACTTGCAGCCGGACGGTAGTCTGGAGACAGGAAGTTATATGGAGTAGTCAGGATTCCTGCCGTAGAAGCGATTGAATCGTTATCGTTTGCAGCGAACCATGCAGCAGCATCAAAAGTACTTCCTGCGTTTTTCTCAGTTACTTTACCAGCTGTGTTTCCTGCAACGATGTTGTTTTTGTACTTGATCAAACCGTTTGTAGCGTTATCCTCACATGCAGTTCCGTCAATGTGAACTCCTGTACGGAAATCCATGAAGATAGAGTTACGGATATCCAAAGCAGAGTTACGACGGATACGAGCACCACGACGGTAACCAGCAGCAACTGTGTTTCCGGTGTTTCCTCTGAATGGTCCGATTGCAGTTACGTTAGAGAATGTAGCGTTTGTTTGAGGCATGTTTGTAGAACCTGTAGCATCGTTATCTGATTCGAAACCTTCAGAAGTTGAAATGGCAGGGTTGTCAGCGATGTTCGGGT includes the following:
- a CDS encoding C4-type zinc ribbon domain-containing protein, with the translated sequence MAAKASTKETTVAEKLDALYALQKIDSQIDKIRTVRGELPLEVQDLEDEIEGLETRIKNLQDEAKELDTEVADRKIAMKDAEAAIVKFKDQQNNVRNNREFESLAKEIEYQELEIKLHDKRMKEAKIKITAKKEVLDEAKERLELRKGDLKVKQDELNEIVGETQKEEEALIAQSEKAKASIDSRLIAAYDRLRSNAKNGLAVVGVDRDSCGGCFNKIPPQRQLDIDTRRKVIVCEHCGRILVPAEVVEQG
- the bshB1 gene encoding bacillithiol biosynthesis deacetylase BshB1, producing MSQIDILAIGAHPDDVELSAAGTLLKHRAMGYSTGIIDLTQGELGSRGTKETRKEEAAAAARILGLTERVNLQMADGFFEHSEENLRLIIEQIRRFKPEIVLMNAVSDRHPDHGKGSKLASEACFLAGLRRIETTWNGEAQEAHRPKFVYHYIQDRYLQPDFVIDVTDFVEQKFDSIKAYKTQFWDPASSEPKTPISGEEFFEFLRGRMAEFGRSIGARYAEGYTVERIIGVDSLFQLR
- a CDS encoding glutathione peroxidase → MNLYDFSLNYLDGKPIDWSAFKGKKILLVNVASQCGLTPQYTQLQELNEEFGGDSFTILGVPCNDFGGQEPGTAEEIATFCSTNYGVSFPLSEKVHTIGEEIHPIYEWLKEQTGTEVSWNFQKYLIDEEGKIAGYFSPQTEPSEQHILDWIRNHESN
- a CDS encoding glycosyltransferase family A protein, which produces MSLISILTPYRNAEKYIRETALSIIGQTHENWQWILVNDHSTENELDAIADLLNDSRIILLENEGRGIVDALCTAFTKSDGEYVTRMDADDVMPDFKLECFLKELQTKEAHIVTGKVNYFSATGSISPGYLAYEKWLNGRVDQQDFYTHIYRECSLASGNWMMRKADLKKCGGFEGLNYPEDYDLLFRWYDAGFEVKGLDLVTHLWRDHDTRTSKTSVHYQQKAFFSLKINRFIDLNWDSDQHLIVNGTGQKGRLTAKVLIDRKVPFIWVSHEPEKFQRVIFGHPVLGIHEIPSSGQAQILNTTLLSEPQLREIYLKNIPKLRFYNL
- the ccsA gene encoding cytochrome c biogenesis protein CcsA yields the protein MEKLAKALFSMRAMAMGLFIFLSAIAIATFIESYENTQAAKLWIYNAKWFEILLAYLCVNLVANIFRYEMWKREKIAVFLFHISFIVIIIGAWVTRYISYEGMMMIREGASSNIVYTSDPYLWVNINDGKEFQLTHDVKTFLAESYPFNSASLDIEFPKHKTPVSIEYVDFKSKQIDTIEISPKYKTSALDIVTDGMKSNYVIDNEIFNLNGVPVAFSPNLVNGVNIYRRNDTLRLKPNMPLQYIPMKEMQKARQSGIAPPDSVFVKVAPGQEVVFATTTLYQIAGQQFVFKQEIPNVGKKLMPSGRRDVGSDYLTVKVTDGSHSKIVRLRGGAKEIGESAYFEMNGLNYRLEYGMKRIKIPFYMKCNDFILDRYPGSDMPSSYASDLQVLDTANNEFGTKRVFMNHVLDYGGYRFFQSSYDPDEKGTILSVNHDFWGTNITYFGYLMMFIGMVFSLFAPSSRFRELIGVLKKSNAKSVVAILFTILSASAFSQGAVTQVDTVEQDEHQDTHEHTHQHEQTMPAAPVNPVVYFMSEDQSDELATLLVQDNRGRIIPMHTLCDQLLSKLYRANKYEGRNAVQTVISMHMYPDYWLNQKVILVPSALFDKYNLTKYVSFRELTDETGNFKWINDYNAALQKPEGQQSEVQKKLIKLGEKYQVLLGVINWNYMKIIPLKGDKGNRWFMPFNQELMERDSVSSRLALTYISSLNDAAKSNNDFSKSTKLLNDLKKLQRSIAPASILPSESHVKMEVSYNKMGIFKNAGNSYILFALVLLIIFFIRVFFNPSDKSDRRYSIVSKVIFVLMAIIFLYHGAGLVMRSMISGHAPWSDGYEAMVFIAWVIVLAGFLFSRTSIVILAAAALLAWFFIFVSQLNLLDPEITPLQPVLKSYWLMIHVAIITSSYGFLGLGFIISFVNIILYLTRSTKNGKEATKNIAVLTAVSEMTITIGLFMLTIGTFLGGIWANESWGRYWGWDPKETWALVSVLVYAIILHFRYIPGLKGKFAFNAAAMWGYAAILFTFFGVNFILVGLHSYANGDGSVNLPGYVWLTILIFLVLTVVAGVRNKKYLQSQRELL
- a CDS encoding NAD(P)H-dependent oxidoreductase, which gives rise to MKILAFGASTSKSSINQQFAHFAAHQFDGEVNMIDLNDFEMPVFSVDKEKEDGYPVQAHELHDIIENSDFLVISMTEHNGSYSAAFKNTLDWCSRLNNSVFHDKPMLLISTSPGKLGAKFSLEAALSRFPRHTANILGHFSLPSFQENFHDGKISNEELAKEFNDLIENVKETLSKLK
- the lpxK gene encoding tetraacyldisaccharide 4'-kinase; this encodes MEKFRLLLLPFSWLYALIVSLRNWMFDAGIKKSQPIPGASICIGNITVGGTGKSPLTAYIAKLFETDKPVILSRGYGRKTQGLHSANSMSTASEIGDEPMMYWTGFNHQIPVVVAEKRQVGVDWIREHHSDSVILLDDAFQHRAVKAGLNLLLMTYDRPVFKDFVFPAGNLREPRAGMKRADIALVTKCPKNLSEADKKPFRDKIPLKKEHIFFSEVIYGELKGLFGAVWENFDQLILVTGIAQPEPLYRFLAENHRVEAIQFPDHHAFTAEDIQQIQQKVATFADRRCAVVTTEKDAVRFAAWKEILEATKIPFFVQSISLKIDREEDFKALLKNYVVRANERGC
- a CDS encoding Nif3-like dinuclear metal center hexameric protein, with protein sequence MQVKELVSFLNQIAPFTYQESYDNSGLLVGDPNSEIKGVLVALDCIESVVDEAILHGANVIVTHHPIIFKGLRRITGANYVERTVLKAIKNDISLIAIHTNLDNVHFGVNHIISEKLGLTNCKILSPKAATNFKLAVFAPQTHADLLREAMAKAGAGYIGSYDSCSFTSEGEGRFRPDENANPFLGKAGELEVVKEVKIEVIVSEHALHAVLHTMKATHPYEEVAYDVIGLTNTNEYIGSGMIGTLENGMEAMEFLNFVKKTFHCGTVRYTNPTKSQIKTVAVCGGSGSFLLKDAIRAKADVFITGDFKYHEFFDAEDHLMIADIGHFESEQYTSEWLVAQMKKKFTNFAVRLTSVNTNPINYL
- a CDS encoding purine-nucleoside phosphorylase yields the protein MLEQMKEAAEYINSKTQVKPSIGIILGTGLGGLVKEIEIIDEIPYEQIPHFPVSTVESHSGKLIFGNLGGKQVVAMQGRFHYYEGYNMQQVTFPVRVMKLLGIERLFVSNASGGVNPDFEVGEIMILDDHINLFPAHPLIGKNIDELGPRFPDMSEPYDHSMIEVAKNIAAENNIKVSVGTYAALTGPTLETPAEYGYVRAIGADAVGMSTIPEVIVARHMEIPCFAISIITDLGVPGKIQKVSLQDVIDVASRQEPKMTLIMSQLIARL